The DNA window TCGTTTGTTTTGGTACGAAACATTTTGCCTGTCACAAGCACAAAATCGCCGATATCGACATCTTGATAAAGTTCAAATTCGGCCGGAGTAAATCCATCTTTTTGGCAAAATACCTGAAGATCGCCGGAGCGATCACGCAGCTTTAAAAAGCCAGCTTTTCCAAAAGAGCGACGAGCTACAATACGACCAGCAATAGAAAACTCTTCGGCTACCGTTTCAAGGGCTGCCAAATCAAAAGAATCAAATCTCTTTTTTAAATCGGCGGCAAGAGCAGTAGGTTTAATGCCGGAGGGATAAGGATTAAGGCCTTTTTCACGAAGCTTGGCTGCTTTGGCCAGGCGGTTTTGGATGTACTCGTTTTCTTCTGTCATAAGTATTTGAAACTGATAGTTATAATGGCACCAAGACTTTAATGCCTTGCGTCACTATGCATATCTAAAAATGTTTATCAAGTCTTGTAATTTATTTCCATTCCTTTAAAGTTAAAGAATATGCAGCTTCGGCTTAACCACGCTTCGTTAAAACAGATGGCTACCCGCCATTTAAAGCATGTAAAAGCCTCGGCTTACAGAAGCCGGCTTCTTACCTATTTATCCAATTATTTAGAGCATGTGCTCCACGAGTTCGAAAATAAGAGCCATACGTTAGAAGAATTATTGGAGCTAGAACACACCTTGGAAGCCATCGAAGCTAGCCTCATTCACCTCTGGGTTTTTGTCCCTTATAACGAAGCGCTATATATCCCCAAACGTTTAAACCCGGATCATTTAACGCGTATTCATCTCGTCATTAAAAAAGGAAAAAGTCTGGGAAAACCGCTGAAACTAGCTTATTCCAAGGCGGCCTGACTAATCTTCACCTCAAAATCACTATTTACATAAATATGGGTTCTATGATACATATTTATGTATGAAAACGACTATTGAGATATCTGACCCTCTTCTTAAACAAACCAAGCGTTACATGGCCGAAAAAGGCCTTACTTTACGAAGTGTTGTTGAAGAATCCTTAAGAATCTTTTTAGGAACCAATAAAAAGAAAGCTCCCCATACCTTCAAGTTTAGAAATGCGTCCGTAAGGGGGAAAGGGCTAGCGGCAGGGATAAAAGAGGGAGATTGGGATACCATTAAAAGCCTCGCCTATGAAGGACGGGGCGGTTGATTGCAGTCGATACCAACATCTTAGTTTATTGCCACCGGAAGGATTCTCCTTTTTATTCTAAAGCGAGTGAGAAATTACAAGAGCTCGCCTCAAGCGGCGAGCGTTGGGTCATCCCCTGGGCGTGCTTGTATGAGTTTTTATCAATTACTACTCATCCGCGGATTTATTCCCCACCCTCTTCCTTGAATGAAGCCATCAATCAAGTTGAAGCCTGGCTTGAATGCCCCACCCTTGAGCTCATTAGCGAATCCCAAACCGATCAATGGCCCGTCTTGCGTGATACTCTAAAAGCCTCTCACGTCACCGGCCCCCGTATTCACGATGCCCGCATCGCCGCTGTATGCAAAGCTCATGGAGTTAATATCCTGTGGAGTTGTGATCGGGACTTTTCCAGATTTCAAGAGATTAAAACCCTGAATCCTCTTATATAAGTGTTCCCCCTAAAAAAAAACACCGATAACAACTTGAGTGCAGTTTCTGCATTTGAGCCATTTTTGATAGCATTTTTAGTGGAAGGATGAACGATAACCTAATTTAAGAATAAACGGTACTTTTTTTGTGAATGGATTCACAAAGAAAAACCACAAGTTTAGGAGATACTATGCCAAGACACGTAACAAACGAGCCAGCCAGACAGCCAGCGCAAGATGCTTGCCAAATAACTGAAAAGGCTAATGAAATATTAGACGCCTCTGACCCATTAAACCCCCTTCACTTACCTGAGTGTTCCGATATTTATATAACCAGGACGGGTGATATTCAGGTGGATGGGCCCACATATACGAACGCCAATGGCTGGTGGAATAATATCGCGTTGCATTTCTCAGCAGGCTCCGTACATACATCGGTGCGTGCATCTAATGCCGGTACCACTTATGGAACTTCCACAGACATTAAGAATCTACCCCCTTTAAGCAATCAGAGATTTGAAGCATTAAAAGCGCTTTTGATTGAACAAGACAAGGTCAACAATAATAGAAGCTATTCCAAAGCGACGTAAATTTTACCCCGCTTGCAGGCTCAACTTTTCAAATTCATTCGGCACAACTGTGATGATTTGAATAAGCCTGCTAGCGGCGTCCGACGGTCTTTTAAGGCCTTGTTCCCAAACACGAATTGTGGCGGACTTTACCGAAAGCATGGCGGCAAAAACAGCTTGGCTTACTTTAAATTTTTCTTTTCTAGTGGCCGAGAGTTCCAGCCTGAGGATTATCAAAAACAGGAGCTGGGGCTTGAATTGTTTCTGTTTTGGTTTCGGCTTTGATAGCCTCGCCTTCTTTTCGGAGGTTAATTTTGGTCTTCAAGCCATTTTTAACCGATACCGCCATGGGGTCTAACGATAAGCCTGCCGATAAACGTAGAGTATAATCACCCTGCTTGATGTTTTGAGGGGTTCCGTTAATAGGACTTCTTAACACTAAATTTTCTCCCTGATACACCTCGTAATTGGCCGATAACAAAGCCGTTACTTTTTCGTTTAAGCCTTCTATTTTTTCAGGAACAACAAGCTCGCCTCCCGTTTCATGCACAAAATCGCCCAGCAATTTGGTAAGCGCATCGCCGGCATCGCCCAAAAGCACAATATCAAGGGCAGTTTTATTTTTAGCAAGAGCACTGGTAAGAGTTGCCGGTGGCTTTACGGCACACGAATCTCCACCATCAGTAATCACAATAATTTTTTGTGGTTTTTCGGCAACAGCCTTAGCAAGGCCGGCATACAAGGCCGATACACCTTTTGGCTTTAGTTTATTGGCAAATGTATAAAAAGTGGTTTTCTTAAAGTCATCAAAAGGAATAACCCAATCGGCATCTTTACAGTTATTTTGCGAAAAAGATGATTGCCCGCCAAACATCACAACACCCACTTGCGCATCTTTAAGTTTAGCCTGAAGACTGGGGCTCCTAAAAATTTGACGCGTGTGATCCCACTTTTGCTTACCATCCCATACATCCCAGTTACTCACACTGGCATCAATCACAAAAACTACTTTATTTAAACCACCCACTTGGCCCTTAGCCTCTATTTGCCCTAAGCCCGCCTCTACACTTAACCATTCCGAAACCTGACGACCATCTTTTGTCTTAAGCACTGCTGTTAATAAATGACGCGTCACCTGTTGCGTGTTATCTATTTCAGGAAGAGTCACGTTAAACTCATAAGGTGCCTGCGATATTTTTTGAGCCGATACACCGTTAATCAACAATTCTATTGTGTCTACCGCATCCACAGTATCCACTTTCGCTTTAAAAGTATTACCCACATATTCGCCCAAACTAGGACTTATAAATTTAATTTGAGGAACATTGCCTTTGGTAAGCGGAATAATTTTTTGTAAATCGTTGGGGTGCAGGCTGCCACCCGGGGTAAGAAGATGCGCTATAACCTTAAGCGTATGAGCACCATCAGGAATTTGTACAGTGCTGATAGACGCAATATAAGGAGCATTTTTAATTTCGTAAAACGGCTTATCATCAAGCTGAAGCTCTATTTTATCAAACAAGGCAGGATCAATAACATCTAAAGCAACATCAAGAGTGGAACCAAAAAAATCGTTTACAAAGGGGGCTTTTACTACCAAGGGCTGGGTAGCCTCTACATGAAAATCATAACTCAACACGCTTTCGGCTCCCGAATCGGAAAGAGCCCTAATAACAAGCGTGTGATCACCAGGAGTAACTATTGGCCACGCCACATTGGCCGGAGCATCACCGTTCCAATCTTTACTGTCTACACCCGTTTCGTCTATTTTTATTTCGTAACTTTTAAGAGGAACACTCCCTGTTATTTTTTCAAAGCTAATGGGTTTGGTTACATCAATTTCGTTTTTATCATTGACGCTTGTAACCTTAATGCGGGGCATAAGAGCAGGCTTGTTAAAACCGGCTACATAACCCCATTCTTTCTCACCCTCGGCATTAAGAGGGCTTGGAGCATCACTAAAATACCATTGAGTTATTTTTTCACCACCAACCTTTAAAATAAAATCGGAGCGCTCTAAAAAATAAACGGGCGTCCCCAACTGGTCTTCGGCACTTACAAAAAAAGCCTCTGTTACCGGTTTAGGAAACTTATATTTTGTCGGATCAAAAGGCGTCATTTTTATTTTAAGACGATCAACATCATCCTTGTTTTTCATGGAATCGTAATTAGAGGTGGCAATTGCCAATTTTACTCCCTCGTCTTCTACTTCGCTAATACCAACAAATGGCGGGTTTTGAAGTACTAGGCTTAGCAAGCCAGGCACACGGCTTTTAGATAAAGTAATTAGACCCAAAACTCCCATTATCACCACAACCAGCAAATTAGCAGAAATCCAGGCCGCCAAGCGTTTATCACGGCGATTCATGGTAAGCGATGCAAGCGATACAAAAAAGAAAAGCGGGAAAATAACATGCAACATCAGAAAAATGGGTCGGATAAAAAGATACGGAAAATTTGCAAAAAAACCTAAACCCTGCCAGGCCGTTTCTATAGGCACCTGGTGAAACGCTAAATAAAAAACTTCCGAAAAAACAAGAGCTGCAAAAAGAGCCAGTATTGTTTTACCCACACGGCTTTTAGGATATACAAAAATAATTAAAGCTAATTCAAACAGGCCAACAGCAGCCCAAAACAAAGATAAAAGTTGAGGAAAATTTTGGCCTTTAAATTCAAATAAACCGGTTTCAAAAATACGAAAAAAATAAAGGTGAATAAAAATATGAAGCCCCAAACCCACAAAAGGCAAACACACAAACCAGGCCGGGCTTTTTTTAGCCAGCAAAAGGGTTATTGCCAAACCCAGTGTAAGAACAAGAACCAGCAAAAAAACCCATTTGTAATAAAGGGGATTTGAAAAATAATGGATGGTAGAGGCAGTCTGAAAATAAAATAGCAAAGAGCCCACCATTAAAATAACAAGACGCGACAAATAAAAAGTGATTTTATGAAATAAAGGGAAATCGGGGTGAGGCATCCAAACCAAGGTTAAAGGCGTAATTTTTGACCGAGAAGTATTGGTTTTAAACGAGCTTGTTTTTTTAGCCGGAAGACGACTGGATGCTTTTGACCACAACACAGAAAAGGCCTGTTTTAAATCGGCCATTAAATTTTTTTGAGGTTTTATAGGCTGATCAATTGTATTTTCACGGCCAATATCTACGCGAATAGAGGTGCGGGTAGAATCAGTTGAAACCGGAGGCATTTTGATATCCATACGGGTGGAATCCATATCTAGTTCGATATGGCCATCAGTATGCTCCCCGGTTTCCCCTCCCGGATTTTTTTCATCTTCTGCCATGAGCGGTCACAATAACATAAATGATTGTATTCACAAAATAATTTGTGCAAAATAGGGGTATGAAAACAGCCCGTAAATACTACCCCCCAAACCTGATTCCGGATGATTTTAACAAGATAAAACCCTATTTAGAAGAATTAGTGAAAACTCCACTTGAAAGCTTGGCCCAGGTAGATAGCTGGATTGATCAATGCTCTGAATTAAACGCCATTTTGTCGGAATACTCTAACCGCCTGTACGTTAAAAAAAGCTGCAATACGGAAGATAAAGTTGTGGAAGACGCCTACATGCATTTTGTAGAGCATGTAGAGCAAAATACTAAGCCACTCTTTAATGAGATGGAAAAAAAGTTTGTGGAAGCCTTAAACCGACTCCAAAACCCCACTTCCAACTTAACGCTCATTAAAAAGAAATGGGAAGTTTCTATTAAACTCTACAGCGAAAAAAACCTACCGCTTGAGGTAGATGAAACCAATCTTATTAACGAGTACGATAAAATATGCGGAGCCTTTACAGCCACCTACAAGGGCAAAACTTATACCTTGCAACAACTGCAACCCTTTATGGAAGACAACAATCGCGCAGTTCGTAAAGAAGTATGGGAACTAGCCGAAAAAATTCGCCTGGAAAAAACACAAGAAACCGAAGCCGTTTTTGACAAGCTGGTAAATCTCAGAGAACAAATGGCCAAAAACTCAAAATGTTCCAACTATCGCGATTACGTATGGCAAGAAATGGAACGCTTTGATTACACACCCGAAAATTGCCTGGAATTTGCTGAAAGCATTGAAGCCGTGTGTACACCCTACATTAAAAAACTAAACGAAGAACATAAAAAGAAACTTGGTGTCGATAAATTAAAACCCTGGGATATGGCCGTGGACCCGGATGCGTCTACACCGCTAAAACCGTTTGATCCTAAAAACATCCCCCTCTTTATTAAAAAAACAGGTGAAGTGTTTAAAAAAATAGCCCCTCCTCTCTCGGCCCTCTACACCACCCTCGAAAAGCAAAATAATTTAGATTTAGATAGCCGCATGGCCAAACAACCGGGTGGGTATCAGGTTTCTCTAGACGAATGCGGCGAGCCTTTTATTTTTATGAATGCCGCCGGGGTTCAACGTGATGTAGAAACACTGTTGCACGAATCGGGGCATGCGTTTCACACCTTGGTAACACCTCTCTCGATTCCCATTTTTCTGCGTCATGCACCTATGGAATTTTGCGAGGTAGCCAGCATGAGCATGGAGCTTTTGGGCGCTGATTATCTGGATGTGTTTTACACGGCCGATGAAGTAAAACGCGCCAAAAAGAAATTACTCGAAGGCATCATACGCTTCTTTCCACGCATGGCTATGATCGATTATTTTCAGCACTGGATTTACACGCACCCCGGCCACACCGAAGCCGAACGCTTAAAAGAATGGCAAAGTATCTGGCTGCGTTTTGTGGGCACAGATGTAGATTGGAGCGGTTACGAAAAAAACCGTGATGCCTACTGGCACCGCGTACTGCATCTTTTTCATGTCCCCTTTTATTATGTAGAATACGGCATGGCACAAATTGGCGCACTGCAGGTGTGGCTTAATTATAAAAAGGATAAAGTAAAAGCGATTGACGCTTACTTAAAAGGCTTAAGCTTTGGTGGCACAAAAGCCTTACCAGAGCTTTTTAAAGAAGCGGGGCTCAAGTTTGATTTTTCTAAAAAGATGCTGGAAGAATTAATTGGGAAGGTTTGGGAAGAGTTGGAAGGATTACGTTAATTTTTAAGACGATAAACACTTCCCTTTCTTTCACCTTCCATCACCAACACACCCTTTTCTTGCAAACGCGACAGGATACTCTTAAGCGTTACGCGCTTTATTCCTGTTTCTCTTTCTAAAAATCCGATTGTTGCAGGCTGGTGAAGACAAATCACATCAAAAACCCTTTGTTCCAATACAGTAAATGTACCCCGCTGTTTAGGAGCCAGCTTTACATCCAAAACGCGTGTTTGTTCTTCGAGTATCTTTAAAAAATAAACCAACCAAGGATTAATATCAGATGTGGTTTTAAGAGTACCTTGAGTTTGCCGAAGAGCCACATAATATTGGGCTTTATTGTTTTCGATGACTTTTTCATGCGAAGCGTACATACAAAAAGTATATCCCCTCTTCAGTAATAACAAATCAGTTAACAAACGGCTAGTTCTGCCATTACCATCCCTAAAAGGATGAATCGCCAGATATTTAATAATAAAAGCCGCAATCACTTCTAAATCGGAATAATTTGGGTCGGCAATAAAGCGCTGATAATCGACGATTAATTCCTGCATGGCTACATCGGTTTGCGGGCCAGGCGGCATGGTTTCAAAAACAACCTCTTCCTCCCCTGTTAAATAATCTTTCCGCACAACCGAATTGGTAATATTTTTATAAGCTCCACGTTGACTGGGAGGTAATATTTCGTGAGGCAAATACACCATCATCATTTGATGAAGCGAACGAATGGTATGTTCGGTAATTTCCAAATGCTGGTAGTTATCAAAAATATATTTTTTACAGTCAATATAACCTGCAACTTCCGCTTCATCTCGGTCTCTAATTTTTGTAATTTTTAATCCTGAAAGTCGTTTGATAATTTCTTCATCCGATAACTTGGATCCTTCAATACGTGTAGAAGCACCGGCCGATGTAATGATCACCGTGTGTTGTAAATCAGCATAAATTTCTTTTTGAGTATCAGCTAAGGCCAAAAAGCGGCCATGAAAAGCCATGATTTTCTGGATGAGCTTTAAGGCTTCGGGAACAAGAGCAGATTGAAGTAAATACCTCATAAAATATACCATATAATATGCTATATTTCATGATATGTCCATAAAATATACCATATAATATACCATATCACTAAAAATATGGATATTTATGGCTATTTTTATGGATATCTAATTCCCATCCAACAAACGCCCCAAAGCACCCAAGGCACCACCTTCGCCCTGCTGTTTACCACCAACTGACGGTGCGTTGGCCAAGATACGATCGGCAAGACGCGAGAACGGCAAACTCTGGAGCCATACGGTTCCGGTGCCAGAGAGCGTTGTAAGAAAAAGACCTTCGCCACCAAAGAACATCGATTTTAAACTACCCGCACGTTCAATATTGTAATCAATTCCGGGTGTCATCGCTACCAAACAACCGGTATCAAGACGCAGCGTTTCACCCTTTAATTCCTTTTTAATGATGGTGCCGCAGGCATGCACAAACACCATGCCGTCACCTTTTAAACGCTGCAAAATAAAACCTTCGCCACCAAAAAAACCGGCCCCCAAACGTTTGGTAAAGGCAATGCTCAAATTAGTTCCCAAAGCAGCCGCTAAAAACGAATCCTTCTGGCAAATAATCTCGCCGCCAATTTGACCTAAATTTAATGGAATAATTTTTCCCGGAAACGGCGACGCAAAAGCCACCTTCTTTTTGCCTTCACCTTTATTGGTAAAGTGAGTAAGAAATAAAGATTCGCCTGTCAGCACGCGCTTACCAACATTTAACAACTTGGACATAAAGCCTTCA is part of the bacterium genome and encodes:
- a CDS encoding PIN domain-containing protein, producing MIAVDTNILVYCHRKDSPFYSKASEKLQELASSGERWVIPWACLYEFLSITTHPRIYSPPSSLNEAINQVEAWLECPTLELISESQTDQWPVLRDTLKASHVTGPRIHDARIAAVCKAHGVNILWSCDRDFSRFQEIKTLNPLI
- a CDS encoding M3 family oligoendopeptidase, with translation MKTARKYYPPNLIPDDFNKIKPYLEELVKTPLESLAQVDSWIDQCSELNAILSEYSNRLYVKKSCNTEDKVVEDAYMHFVEHVEQNTKPLFNEMEKKFVEALNRLQNPTSNLTLIKKKWEVSIKLYSEKNLPLEVDETNLINEYDKICGAFTATYKGKTYTLQQLQPFMEDNNRAVRKEVWELAEKIRLEKTQETEAVFDKLVNLREQMAKNSKCSNYRDYVWQEMERFDYTPENCLEFAESIEAVCTPYIKKLNEEHKKKLGVDKLKPWDMAVDPDASTPLKPFDPKNIPLFIKKTGEVFKKIAPPLSALYTTLEKQNNLDLDSRMAKQPGGYQVSLDECGEPFIFMNAAGVQRDVETLLHESGHAFHTLVTPLSIPIFLRHAPMEFCEVASMSMELLGADYLDVFYTADEVKRAKKKLLEGIIRFFPRMAMIDYFQHWIYTHPGHTEAERLKEWQSIWLRFVGTDVDWSGYEKNRDAYWHRVLHLFHVPFYYVEYGMAQIGALQVWLNYKKDKVKAIDAYLKGLSFGGTKALPELFKEAGLKFDFSKKMLEELIGKVWEELEGLR
- a CDS encoding Fic family protein — protein: MRYLLQSALVPEALKLIQKIMAFHGRFLALADTQKEIYADLQHTVIITSAGASTRIEGSKLSDEEIIKRLSGLKITKIRDRDEAEVAGYIDCKKYIFDNYQHLEITEHTIRSLHQMMMVYLPHEILPPSQRGAYKNITNSVVRKDYLTGEEEVVFETMPPGPQTDVAMQELIVDYQRFIADPNYSDLEVIAAFIIKYLAIHPFRDGNGRTSRLLTDLLLLKRGYTFCMYASHEKVIENNKAQYYVALRQTQGTLKTTSDINPWLVYFLKILEEQTRVLDVKLAPKQRGTFTVLEQRVFDVICLHQPATIGFLERETGIKRVTLKSILSRLQEKGVLVMEGERKGSVYRLKN
- a CDS encoding TIGR00266 family protein → MKSHEVDYQIVGDDMQLVEVELDPNETVIAEAGAMNYMESGINFEAKMGDGSAANEGFMSKLLNVGKRVLTGESLFLTHFTNKGEGKKKVAFASPFPGKIIPLNLGQIGGEIICQKDSFLAAALGTNLSIAFTKRLGAGFFGGEGFILQRLKGDGMVFVHACGTIIKKELKGETLRLDTGCLVAMTPGIDYNIERAGSLKSMFFGGEGLFLTTLSGTGTVWLQSLPFSRLADRILANAPSVGGKQQGEGGALGALGRLLDGN